In a single window of the Nicotiana tomentosiformis chromosome 10, ASM39032v3, whole genome shotgun sequence genome:
- the LOC138900623 gene encoding uncharacterized protein: MVLDAEIHLDAMGLEDSIKDKNKASTQDCAKTLIFLRHHLDEGLKKEYLTVKDSLILWNGLKERYDNLKLVTLPQARYDWVHLRLQDFKSISEYNSAMFIITYKLKLSGYSITDYDMLEKTFTVFHTSNMVLQQQYREKCFKKYSELISLLLVAERNNDLLMRNHDNRPIGSTPLPEVDEVYSHYAKHGKGRGHVRGHDHGRSQGRNFSGVNHPSKKNNYQK; encoded by the coding sequence ATggtgttggatgctgaaatccatttagatgcaatgggtcttGAAGACtccattaaagataaaaataaagcatcTACCCAAGATTGTGCTAAGACCTTGATTTTCTTGcgtcatcaccttgatgaagggttgAAAAAAGAATATCTCACAGTCAAAGATTCACTTATTTTGTGGAATggcttaaaggaaagatatgataacttaaagttggtcacacttccacaagcacgatatgattgggttcatctgaggctccaagactttaagtctatttctgaatataattctgcAATGTTCATAATTACTTATAAATTGAAACTCAGTGGATATAGTATTACTGAttatgatatgcttgaaaaaacaTTCACAGTGTTTCATACCTCCAATATGGTCCTGCAACAGCAGTACAGAGAGAAATGTTTTAAGAAGTACtctgagttgatttctcttctccttgTGGCTGAACGAAATAATGACTTGCTCATGAGAAATCACGATAATCGACCAATTGGGTCTACACCATTGCCTGAAGTGGATGAGGTGTATTCCCATTATGCTAAGCATGGAAAAGGTCGTGGCCATGTTCGTGGTCATGACCATGGCCGTAGCCAAGGAAGAAATTTTTCTGGTGTTAATCATCCCTCAAAGAAAAATAACTACCAaaagtga